One part of the Bacillota bacterium genome encodes these proteins:
- a CDS encoding nucleotidyltransferase domain-containing protein translates to MQGSQTASVDLDRVAQHVCGCVARFPAVAGAYLYGSVLARMHPASDIDVAVIVAPGLHTELLQVLTLEAEIESKLGRWEGRPFHVTALDPKRPLFSFRPIHEGRLVYIGDEKALTDFIEQVSRAYADLSPRYRRAVQEVLER, encoded by the coding sequence GTGCAGGGGAGTCAAACGGCGAGCGTTGACCTGGACCGGGTGGCACAGCACGTTTGTGGCTGCGTCGCACGCTTCCCAGCGGTGGCGGGGGCCTATCTCTATGGATCGGTGCTTGCGCGGATGCACCCTGCCAGTGACATCGATGTGGCTGTCATCGTCGCTCCGGGGCTTCATACCGAACTGTTACAGGTGCTAACGCTCGAAGCCGAAATTGAGTCGAAGCTTGGCCGTTGGGAGGGTCGTCCCTTCCATGTAACCGCACTGGATCCCAAGCGGCCGCTCTTTTCCTTCCGCCCCATTCACGAGGGCCGACTCGTCTACATCGGCGACGAGAAAGCGCTGACGGATTTCATCGAACAGGTATCCCGAGCGTACGCTGACCTCTCCCCGAGGTACCGGCGCGCGGTGCAGGAAGTCCTCGAACGCTGA